The sequence AAGGACGATGCCTGACAAGATTCTCCTTGGCCACGGTTCCGGCGGGCGCATGACGCGCGAGCTGGTGCGGGATCTGTTTTGCAGGCAGCTGGGCGATGTTGCGCCCGACTCGATGGATGACGGTGCCATTCTGTCTGCGGACGGGAAAATCGTGTTCACAACCGATTCGTATGTCGTAAGTCCGTTGGAGTTTCCGGGCGGCGATATCGGCACGCTGGCGGTTTGCGGCACGGTGAACGATGTCGCGGTGATGGGCGCGCGGCCGCTCTGGCTTTCGCTTGGCGTAATTCTGGAGGCCGGGATCGAGCTGGATCTGCTGGAGCGGATCGTGAGGTCGATCGCCACCAAGGCGCGCGAGGCCGGCGTCAAGATTGTCTGCGGCGACACCAAGGTCGTGGAAAAGGGGAAGGGCGACGGCATTTTCATCAATACCTCCGGGATCGGCGTGCTGGAGCATCCGCTCGTACCTGAAACCATCGAGCCGGGCGACAAAATCATTGTGACCGGAACCGTCGGCGACCACGGCATGGCCTTGCTGACCATGCGCAAGGGATTTCCTCTGAAGTCGGATCTCAAGAGCGACTGCGCGCCGCTCAACCACATGCTTGCCGCGGCGCAAGAGGGGGCCGATGTTAAATGGATGCGCGACGCCACCCGCGGCGGGGTGGCCACCGTGCTCAACGAGCTGGCCGAAAACCGGCCATGGGGCGTACTGCTCCAGGAAAACGACATTCCGCTGTCGGATGCCGTTGCCGGGGTGTCGGAGCTGCTGGGCCTCGATCCTTTATATAGTGCCAACGAGGGCAAGGCC is a genomic window of Pontiella desulfatans containing:
- the hypE gene encoding hydrogenase expression/formation protein HypE yields the protein MPDKILLGHGSGGRMTRELVRDLFCRQLGDVAPDSMDDGAILSADGKIVFTTDSYVVSPLEFPGGDIGTLAVCGTVNDVAVMGARPLWLSLGVILEAGIELDLLERIVRSIATKAREAGVKIVCGDTKVVEKGKGDGIFINTSGIGVLEHPLVPETIEPGDKIIVTGTVGDHGMALLTMRKGFPLKSDLKSDCAPLNHMLAAAQEGADVKWMRDATRGGVATVLNELAENRPWGVLLQENDIPLSDAVAGVSELLGLDPLYSANEGKAVLVVSASAAAAVLDVLKQSPYGRDAAVVGSIVADYPGKTVLNTEMGTLRTLGILASDPLPRIC